A single region of the Vicia villosa cultivar HV-30 ecotype Madison, WI linkage group LG4, Vvil1.0, whole genome shotgun sequence genome encodes:
- the LOC131596527 gene encoding serine carboxypeptidase 1-like, which yields MFSILSQKALLWSLILLVCHFAISCKANQQSEYLYKLIQSKRSQQKDVSSYEEAYYLSDFDDEYVSYEHDVEQQLKLKEADKVKVLPGQPKEVDFDQYAGYISVDAKENRKLFYYFVESPLNSSTKPLVLWLNGGPGCSSFGYGAMQEIGPFRVNSDAKTLSLNKDAWNKVANILFLESPAGVGFSYSENSSDYTVGDKNTAIDSYNFLQNWLQRFPEYKTRDFFITGESYAGHYIPQLADLIHSKNKNHKPINLKGIAVGNGWIDDNLCSKGMYDYYWTHALNSDETHQGMEKYCHFKSFNESNECYGYVNKADDEIGSIDNYNIYAPLCNSSATETSYSENNFDPCSDDYTTAYLNQPIVQEALHVNAIKWSPCSNVLNWTDSPASILPTINRLRSSGISIWIYSGDTDGRVPITSTRYSINSLNLPVHTAWRPWYSYKEVGGYLIGYEGLTLITVRGAGHMVPSYQPQRALTLISSFLQGKLPRSFS from the exons ATGTTTTCAATTTTGTCACAAAAAGCACTTTTATGGTCTTTGATTTTGTTAGTGTGTCACTTTGCTATCTCATGCAAAGCTAACCAACAAAGTGAATACCTTTACAAGCTTATTCAATCAAAGAGGTCTCAACAAAAGGATGTTTCTTCATATGAAGAAGCTTATTATTTAAgtgattttgatgatgaatatGTTTCATATGAACATGATGTTGAACAACAATTAAAGTTGAAGGAAGCTGATAAAGTGAAGGTTTTGCCTGGTCAACCAAAAGAAGTGGATTTTGATCAATATGCAGGCTATATAAGTGTGGAtgcaaaagaaaatagaaaacttTTCTATTACTTTGTGGAATCACCTTTGAATTCTTCCACAAAACCTCTTGTTCTATGGCTCAATGGAG GACCTGGATGTTCttcatttgggtatggagccATGCAAGAAATAGGACCTTTTAGAGTCAATAGTGATGCAAAGACACTTTCTCTTAATAAAGATGCATGgaacaaag TGGCAAATATTCTCTTCTTAGAGTCTCCAGCCGGAGTTGGATTTTCTTACTCAGAAAACTCTTCAGATTATACTGTTGGTGACAAAAATACAGCCATAGATTCAtacaattttcttcaaaattggcTCCAAAGATTTCCCGAGTATAAAACGCGAGATTTCTTCATAACTGGTGAAAGTTATGCTGGCCATTATATCCCTCAGCTAGCTGATCTAATTCACTCgaaaaataaaaatcacaaaccGATCAATTTGAAGGGAATCGCG GTTGGGAACGGTTGGATAGATGATAATCTGTGTTCGAAGGGAATGTATGATTATTATTGGACGCATGCTTTAAACTCGGATGAAACTCATCAAGGAATGGAAAAATATTGTCATTTTAAGAGCTTTAACGAATCAAATGAATGCTATGGATATGTAAATAAAGCTGATGATGAGATTGGAAGTATTGACAATTACAACATATATGCTCCACTTTGTAATTCATCTGCAACAGAAACTAGTTACTCT gaaaataattttgatcctTGTTCTGATGATTATACGACTGCTTACTTAAATCAACCTATAGTTCAAGAGGCTCTTCATGTTAATGCCATAAAATGGTCACCTTGCAG TAATGTGCTAAATTGGACCGATAGTCCAGCAAGTATTCTACCAACTATAAATAGGTTAAGATCAAGTGGAATAAGCATTTGGATATACAG TGGTGATACAGATGGACGTGTTCCCATAACCTCAACAAGGTATTCAATAAACTCCTTAAACCTACCCGTACATACAGCATGGCGTCCATGGTATAGTTACAAAGAG GTTGGAGGATATTTGATTGGTTACGAAGGGCTTACACTTATCACTGTTAGAGGAGCTGGACACATGGTTCCAAGTTACCAACCACAAAGGGCACTCACTCTCATCTCATCTTTCCTTCAAGGAAAACTTCCTCGATCATTCTCTTAA